From one Triticum aestivum cultivar Chinese Spring chromosome 4B, IWGSC CS RefSeq v2.1, whole genome shotgun sequence genomic stretch:
- the LOC123092153 gene encoding receptor protein kinase TMK1, which produces MGRDSHLILLAVLLVSSLAAAAKSADEDVIFGLAKLLSSPPSSWGAGGDVCVFDGITCERGGSGRVTSIDLGDMGLTGTLPTSLSSLTALKELHLQGNALHGDFPSLAGCTDLTRLVLDGNGFTSLPSDFLKDLPSLQYLSLEDLPLKPWSVPDAIVGSSLLETFSASNASIAGAFPAVLANLSSLRSLRLSYNNLTGGLPAGLAELIALESLQLNNQMSDGKLSGSIAVVAAMKNLRLLWIQSNKFTGPIPDFSNSQLEAFNVRDNRLTGVVPASLYEIKTLRNVSLTNNLFQGPMPDFRGVNVDLAADTVSRFCQSRPGPCDQLVTTLLAVAAGFGYPAELAETWNGNTPCGNWIGVVCSNGDVSIFDLHNRGLSGTISPAIANLTSVGKLDLSNNHLTGVIPDTLTTMSNLKIFIVSNNSLDGELPKFKPSVKVLANGNQFGKSDSGSQNVSAGALKWKSDAGMIIGILVAVVLLVIIVGLLVHHRRKKNAEKFRPVSSKGSADESEMMKIQVVETNWSVNGHTAVPADYSQVSAGSANITHLFESHGMQLPIEVLLKATDSFNEDCILGKGGFGVVFKGNLNGRLVAVKRCDSGTMGTKGQQEFMAEIDVLTKVRHRHLVGLLGYCTHGYERLLVYEYMSGGTLREHLCDLQRSGYTPLTWTQRMTIALDVARGIEYLHGLAQETFIHRDLKPSNILLDQDLRAKVSDFGLVKLANDADKSMMTRVAGTFGYLAPEYATTGKVTTKVDVYAYGVILMEMITGRKVLDDSLPDDETHLVTIFRRNMLDKEKFRKFVDPTLELGAEAWKSLLEVADLARHCTAREQNQRPDMCHCVNRLSSLLDEWKPTEVDDDDECETSEMHLNQQLEKWRCDDFTISDSDPFSTFNM; this is translated from the exons ATGGGGAGGGATTCGCACCTCATCCTTCTCGCcgtcctcctcgtctcctccctcgccgccgccgcaaaATCTGCCGATGAGGACGTCATCTTTGGCCTCGCCAAGTTGTTGTCCAGCCCGCCCTCATCCTGGGGTGCCGGCGGCGACGTCTGCGTCTTCGACGGCATCACCTGCGAGCGCGGCGGCTCGGGCCGGGTCACCTCCATCGACCTCGGGGACATGGGTCTCACCGGGACCCTGCCCACCTCCCTGTCCTCCCTCACCGCGCTCAAGGAGTTGCATCTCCAGGGCAACGCACTACACGGCGACTTCCCATCGCTCGCCGGCTGCACCGACCTCACCCGCCTTGTGCTCGACGGCAATGGGTTTACCTCCCTCCCAAGTGACTTCCTCAAAGACCTGCCCTCCCTGCAATACCTCAGCCTGGAGGACCTGCCACTCAAGCCGTGGTCCGTCCCTGACGCCATTGTCGGCTCCTCCTTACTCGAAACCTTCTCCGCCTCCAATGCCTCCATTGCGGGTGCCTTCCCAGCGGTTCTCGCCAACCTGTCATCGTTGAGGTCTCTGCGGCTGTCATATAATAACCTCACTGGTGGACTCCCTGCCGGGCTGGCTGAGCTGATTGCCCTAGAGAGTCTGCAGCTGAACAACCAGATGTCGGATGGGAAGCTGTCAGGGTCTATTGCTGTTGTTGCTGCAATGAAGAACCTAAGGCTGCTGTGGATCCAGTCTAATAAATTCACGGGCCCAATCCCGGATTTTAGCAACTCACAGCTAGAGGCGTTCAATGTCAGGGACAATAGGCTTACTGGTGTGGTGCCAGCCTCACTCTATGAGATCAAGACACTGCGTAATGTGTCACTGACTAATAATCTTTTTCAGGGGCCGATGCCTGATTTTCGTGGTGTAAATGTAGACCTCGCTGCTGACACCGTGAGCAGGTTCTGTCAGTCAAGGCCTGGGCCATGTGATCAGCTGGTTACAACTCTGCTTGCGGTGGCCGCAGGGTTTGGATACCCAGCTGAACTTGCGGAAACGTGGAATGGGAACACACCATGTGGTAATTGGATTGGTGTTGTATGCTCAAATGGGGATGTTAGCATTTTTGATTTGCACAATCGTGGTTTGTCAGGGACGATATCGCCGGCTATTGCAAACCTGACTAGTGTTGGAAAGCTAGATCTCTCAAATAATCACCTCACTGGGGTGATACCCGATACTCTGACGACAATGTCAAACCTGAAAATTTTCATTGTCTCAAATAATAGCCTTGATGGTGAACTGCCCAAGTTTAAGCCTTCAGTCAAGGTACTGGCCAACGGAAACCAGTTTGGGAAATCAGATAGTGGTTCCCAGAATGTTTCCGCAGGTGCACTGAAATGGAAATCGGATGCTGGCATGATTATTGGAATTCTTGTAGCTGTGGTTCTTCTTGTTATCATTGTTGGGCTTTTGGTACATCATCGGAGGAAGAAGAATGCAGAGAAGTTCAGGCCAGTCTCATCAAAGGGGTCTGCTGATGAATCTGAGATGATGAAGATTCAGGTGGTTGAAACAAATTGGAGTGTCAATGGACATACTGCAGTTCCAGCTGATTACAGCCAGGTGAGTGCTGGTAGCGCAAACATTACTCATCTGTTTGAGTCCCACGGAATGCAATTGCCTATTGAAGTGCTGCTAAAGGCCACAGACAGCTTTAATGAGGACTGTATTTTAGGTAAAGGGGGGTTTGGGGTGGTCTTCAAGGGGAACCTCAATGGGAGGTTGGTTGCTGTGAAGAGGTGTGACAGTGGCACTATGGGGACTAAAGGGCAGCAAGAGTTCATGGCTGAGATTGATGTGCTTACGAAAGTAAGGCATCGACACTTGGTTGGACTACTTGGGTACTGTACCCATGGCTATGAGAGGCTCCTGGTCTATGAGTATATGTCTGGTGGAACATTGCGTGAGCACCTATGTGATCTTCAGCGGAGTGGTTATACTCCTCTTACATGGACACAGAGAATGACAATAGCTTTGGATGTTGCGAGGGGGATAGAATATTTGCATGGCTTGGCACAGGAGACTTTCATCCATAGGGATCTGAAGCCTTCCAATATACTGCTGGACCAGGATTTAAGAGCCAAGGTATCAGACTTTGGGTTGGTCAAGCTTGCTAATGACGCAGACAAATCAATGATGACAAGGGTGGCAGGGACATTTGGATACCTTGCGCCTGAATACGCTA CTACAGGGAAAGTAACTACAAAAGTTGACGTTTATGCATATGGCGTCATACTAATGGAGATGATCACTGGAAGGAAAGTACTTGATGACTCATTACCTGATGACGAAACACATCTTGTAACAATCTTCCGAAGAAATATGCTTGACAAAGAAAAGTTCAGAAAGTTTGTGGATCCTACACTAGAACTCGGTGCTGAGGCTTGGAAGAGCCTGCTGGAGGTAGCTGATCTTGCCCGGCATTGCACAGCACGAGAGCAAAACCAGAGGCCCGACATGTGCCACTGTGTGAACCGACTTTCCAGTCTGCTTGATGAGTGGAAGCCTAcagaagttgatgatgatgacgagtgcGAGACAAGTGAGATGCATCTCAACCAGCAACTTGAGAAATGGAGGTGTGATGATTTTACCATATCAGATTCAGATCCGTTCAGCACATTCAATATGTAA